One window from the genome of Ailuropoda melanoleuca isolate Jingjing chromosome 5, ASM200744v2, whole genome shotgun sequence encodes:
- the GMNN gene encoding geminin isoform X1, with amino-acid sequence MNPSMKQKQEGVKENVKLAFVLQCKSEIIISSRSRPVGKNSPVPRRTLKMIQPSAAGSLVGRENELIKGLSKRKHWNDQLPSKASSSGLVIVPEHSENKNFSEVTQEAFDLMIAENPSSQYWKEVAEKRRKALYEALKENEKLHKEIEQKDSEIARLKKENQELAEVAEHVQYMADVIERLHEGPLGNSESPVGQERDWEEETGEVSDVEDADVGTCAEEAVPSSTGAEPAV; translated from the exons ATGAATCCCAGTATGAAGCAGAAACAAGAAGGAGTCAAAGAGAATGTAAAG TTGGCATTTGTTCTTCAGTGCAAGAGTGAGATAATAATCAGCAGTAGAAGCCGTCCCGTGGGAAAG AATAGTCCTGTCCCAAGAAGAACTCTGAAGATGATTCAGCCTTCTGCAGCTGGATCACttgtgggaagagaaaatgag TTGATTAAAGGCTTGTCCAAAAGGAAACATTGGAATGATCAGTTACCATCTAAGGCTTCCAGCTCTGGACTTGTTATTGTCCCAGAACatagtgaaaacaaaaattttagtgAAGTTACTCAAGAAGCGTTTGATCTAATGATTGCAG aaaatccaTCCTCTCAATATTGGAAAGAAGTGGCAGAAAAACGGAGGAAGGCTCTCTATGAAGCacttaaggaaaatgagaaa CTTCATAAAGAAATTGAACAAAAGGACAGTGAAATTGCCCGCCTGAAGAAGGAGAATCAAGAGTTGGCAGAAGTAGCAGAGCATGTGCAGTACATGGCGGACGTGATAGAG AGACTGCATGAGGGACCCCTGGGTAACTCTGAATCACCCGTCGGTCAGGAACGTGACTGGGAAGAGGAAACCGGCGAGGTCTCGGACGTGGAAGACGCAGATGTGGGCACGTGTGCTGAAGAAGCCGTGCCTTCCTCTACAGGTGCAGAGCCGGCTGTGTGA
- the ARMH2 gene encoding armadillo-like helical domain-containing protein 2, whose translation MMAKTRGYCVQCWMQIYHYFVGLYRRLQKFWNVTVKHLFMKKKEEEDISSAESIFHKEKIVVLGHLLKNESLAIEKRAQAAYRIGLLAFTGGPTAGKFAAEYMKEVAHLLKGHKMPPKVKVLLLQSVACWCYLNPVSQKRAKHLKLIPILTEIFEDKLDSTIKSEINSSLLVKFWTCYVLSVMTCNNLSCIKELKDCHPLKYHLQILANENWSGWPENFAEVLYFLIGFHRS comes from the exons ATGATGGCTAAGACCCGTGGTTATTGTGTGCAGTGCTGGATGCAGATTTACCACTATTTTGTGGGGCTGTATCGACGCCTGCAGAAATTCTGGAATGTCACTGTGAAGCACTTGTtcatgaagaagaaggaggaagaagatatCTCTTCAGCTGAGAgtatttttcacaaagaaaaaatcgTGGTGCTTGGCCATTTATTGAAGAACGAATCTCTAGCCATTGAGAAGAGGGCTCAAGCTGCCTACAGAATTGGACTGCTGGCCTTCACAG GAGGACCGACTGCTGGGAAATTCGCAGCCGAGTACATGAAAGAAGTAGCTCACTTGTTGAAAGGTCACAAGATGCCCCCGAAGGTCAAGGTCTTGCTGCTCCAGAGTGTAGCGTGTTGGTGTTACTTGAACCCTGTCAGCCAGAAGAGAGCCAAACACCTGAAGTTGATTCCTATCCTTACTGAGATTTTTGAAGACAAACTCGACTCTACCatcaaaagtgaaataaacagCAGCCTCCTCGTGAAATTTTGGACTTGTTACGTTCTGTCTGTCATGACATGCAATAACTTGTCTTGCATAAAGGAGCTGAAAGACTGCCATCCCCTGAAATACCACTTGCAAATACTGGCGAATGAGAATTGGTCTGGGTGGCCCGAGAATTTCGCAGAGGTTCTGTATTTCCTCATCGGTTTTCACAGGAGTTGA
- the GMNN gene encoding geminin isoform X2 — translation MNPSMKQKQEGVKENVKNSPVPRRTLKMIQPSAAGSLVGRENELIKGLSKRKHWNDQLPSKASSSGLVIVPEHSENKNFSEVTQEAFDLMIAENPSSQYWKEVAEKRRKALYEALKENEKLHKEIEQKDSEIARLKKENQELAEVAEHVQYMADVIERLHEGPLGNSESPVGQERDWEEETGEVSDVEDADVGTCAEEAVPSSTGAEPAV, via the exons ATGAATCCCAGTATGAAGCAGAAACAAGAAGGAGTCAAAGAGAATGTAAAG AATAGTCCTGTCCCAAGAAGAACTCTGAAGATGATTCAGCCTTCTGCAGCTGGATCACttgtgggaagagaaaatgag TTGATTAAAGGCTTGTCCAAAAGGAAACATTGGAATGATCAGTTACCATCTAAGGCTTCCAGCTCTGGACTTGTTATTGTCCCAGAACatagtgaaaacaaaaattttagtgAAGTTACTCAAGAAGCGTTTGATCTAATGATTGCAG aaaatccaTCCTCTCAATATTGGAAAGAAGTGGCAGAAAAACGGAGGAAGGCTCTCTATGAAGCacttaaggaaaatgagaaa CTTCATAAAGAAATTGAACAAAAGGACAGTGAAATTGCCCGCCTGAAGAAGGAGAATCAAGAGTTGGCAGAAGTAGCAGAGCATGTGCAGTACATGGCGGACGTGATAGAG AGACTGCATGAGGGACCCCTGGGTAACTCTGAATCACCCGTCGGTCAGGAACGTGACTGGGAAGAGGAAACCGGCGAGGTCTCGGACGTGGAAGACGCAGATGTGGGCACGTGTGCTGAAGAAGCCGTGCCTTCCTCTACAGGTGCAGAGCCGGCTGTGTGA